In a genomic window of Orcinus orca chromosome 12, mOrcOrc1.1, whole genome shotgun sequence:
- the LOC105748013 gene encoding cyclin-dependent kinase 2-associated protein 1-like, with amino-acid sequence MSHSPNLTAHMPATSLSASGSVHPPSTSMATSSQYRQLLSDYGPLSLGYAQETEKSQVPQSKYAELLAIIAELGREVRPLSAGSWSAMGTLKRGIIHARGLVRECLAETERKAGS; translated from the coding sequence ATGTCTCACAGCCCGAACTTGACCGCGCACATGCCCGCCACCTCCCTCAGCGCCTCTGGGAGCGTCCACCCGCCCTCCACCAGTATGGCGACGTCTTCCCAGTACCGCCAGCTGCTGAGTGACTACGGGCCGCTATCTCTGGGCTATGCCCAGGAAACTGAGAAGAGCCAGGTGCCCCAGAGCAAATACGCGGAGCTGCTGGCCATCATCgcagagctggggagagaggtCAGACCCCTCTCCGCGGGCAGCTGGAGCGCGATGGGGACCCTGAAACGCGGCATCATCCACGCACGAGGGTTGGTGCGGGAGTGCTTGGCAGAAACGGAACGGAAGGCCGGGTCCTAG